In Vigna unguiculata cultivar IT97K-499-35 chromosome 3, ASM411807v1, whole genome shotgun sequence, a single genomic region encodes these proteins:
- the LOC114175023 gene encoding sporozoite surface protein 2-like, with protein MDITLSRLPSKPSEPVLDQSGNHDQLIEPGNLDQHDIFGIPSNPGNPENPNQPIRLHQRIRSRQPVNPGQPGQPGNPGQPGQPGQPGQPGQPGNPGQPGQPGQPGQPGQPGNPGQPGNPGQPGQPGQPGNPGQPGQPGNPGQPGQPSQPGQPDQPGNPNQSGRPGNPSKPGQPGNPGQPGNPSQPGNPSNPDEPVRPRQSGRPHQPGKPGHPNQPGNPDNLDQPGQV; from the coding sequence ATGGACATCACATTATCTCGATTACCAAGTAAGCCTAGTGAACCTGTTCTCGACCAGTCTGGTAATCATGATCAGCTTATTGAACCTGGTAATCTCGACCAGCATGATATATTTGGTATTCCTAGTAATCCTGGTAATCCTGAAAATCCTAATCAGCCTATTCGACTTCATCAGCGTATTCGATCTCGTCAACCTGTTAATCCTGGTCAACCTGGTCAGCCTGGTAATCCTGGTCAGCCTGGTCAACCCGGTCAGCCTGGTCAACCTGGTCAACCTGGTAATCCCGGTCAGCCTGGTCAACCTGGTCAGCCTGGTCAACCCGGTCAGCCTGGTAATCCTGGTCAGCCTGGTAATCCCGGTCAGCCTGGTCAACCCGGTCAACCTGGTAATCCCGGTCAACCCGGTCAGCCTGGTAATCCTGGTCAGCCTGGTCAACCCAGTCAACCTGGTCAACCCGATCAGCCTGGTAATCCCAATCAGTCTGGTCGACCTGGTAATCCTAGTAAGCCTGGTCAACCTGGTAATCCTGGTCAGCCTGGCAATCCTAGTCAACCTGGTAATCCTAGCAATCCTGATGAGCCAGTTCGACCTCGTCAGTCTGGTCGACCCCATCAACCTGGTAAGCCTGGTCATCCCAATCAGCCTGGTAATCCCGATAATCTTGATCAGCCCGGTCAGGTTTAA